One window of Marmota flaviventris isolate mMarFla1 chromosome 5, mMarFla1.hap1, whole genome shotgun sequence genomic DNA carries:
- the LOC114103571 gene encoding interferon-inducible GTPase 1-like: MGQLFSATPNHAQHQALVPRFTSYFNNFEMGSIIISQKTFSLIVSLLQKGNIQEANSTIRYALKEIDNTQLDIAVTGESGAGKSSFINALRGVGHEEKDAAPVGVVEMTMERTAYKHPNFPSVTIWELPAIGATNLEPKDYLDKVKFREYDFFIIVSATRFKKIDLDLAKAIKTTKKNFYFVRTKVDSDLRNEEMSKPTTFDRENVLQQIREDCVRNLKKNNIDEPQIFLISNNNLSEYDFPIMMDTLIKDLPAQKRHIFKFSLPNIMEADIERKRDSQMQYIWLEAFNAGVSAFTPFKIFFSNNEVEKLKASLNQYRVLFGVDDASLKTLAKHLQVPEEQLKEIIKSPTLLETEKEETIGEMLLRYLKNFFIHGGGPLGAALYYNKIYYLQLYLLDTVTDDAKVLLKAKYSGKQFKSKPHTAADHKRT; this comes from the coding sequence ATGGGTCAGTTGTTCTCTGCTACTCCTAATCATGCGCAACACCAAGCTTTGGTTCCTAGATTTACTTCATATTTTAACAACTTCGAGATGGGAAGCATAATCATCTCTCAAAAAACCTTCAGTTTGATAGTGTCACTCCTACAAAAAGGGAACATTCAGGAGGCAAATTCTACAATCAGGTATGCTTTAAAAGAAATTGACAATACCCAACTGGACATTGCTGTGACAGGGGAGTCTGGAGCAGGGAAGTCCAGTTTCATCAATGCCCTGAGAGGGGTTGGACATGAAGAAAAAGATGCAGCTCCTGTTGGGGTGGTGGAGATGACCATGGAGAGAACTGCATACAAACACCCAAACTTTCCCAGTGTGACAATCTGGGAGCTGCCTGCCATTGGAGCCACTAATTTAGAGCCAAAAGATTATCTGGACAAAGTAAAATTTAGGGAGTATGACTTCTTCATTATTGTTTCTGCTACACGATTCAAGAAAATTGACCTAGACTTGGCCAAGGCAATCAAAACTACGAAGAAGAATTTCTACTTTGTAAGAACCAAGGTGGATTCTGATTTACGAAATGAAGAAATGTCTAAGCCAACTACCTTTGACAGAGAAAATGTCCTGCAGCAGATCCGAGAGGACTGTGTGAGAAATCTGAAGAAGAATAACATTGATGAACCACAGATATTCTTAATTTCCAACAACAATTTATCTGAGTATGATTTCCCAATCATGATGGACACCCTAATAAAGGATCTCCCTGCTCAAAAGCGCcacatttttaagttttccttGCCTAACATTATGGAGGCAGACATTGAAAGGAAACGGGATTCTCAGATGCAGTATATCTGGCTAGAAGCCTTCAATGCTGGAGTATCTGCCTTCACACCTTTCAAGATCTTCTTCAGTAACAATGAGGTGGAGAAGCTGAAGGCAAGTTTAAACCAGTATCGAGTCCTTTTTGGAGTTGATGATGCATCCCTGAAAACTTTGGCTAAGCATTTGCAAGTGCCAGAAGAACAACTCAAAGAAATCATTAAATCTCCAACTTTGTTGGAAACTGAGAAGGAAGAAACAATAGGGGAAATGTTATTGAgatatttgaagaatttttttatacATGGTGGAGGCCCCCTTGGTGCAGCTctttactacaataaaatatattatttgcaaCTTTATCTCCTTGACACGGTAACGGATGATGCTAAAGTTCTCCTTAAAGCCAAATATTCAGGAAAACAGTTCAAATCCAAACCTCACACAGCTGCTGACCACAAGAGAACCTAA